CATCACTATCTGTCAGGTCATAGTGATAGAATTTTGAGTAAAACTCTTTGGTGAGGGATGTAATGTCAAGATCTTTAAATTCATCGGGATATAGAACTTTTGCCACCCATGGGATTCCGATCACTGTGTTGACACATGGTGGGCGATCAAACCAGCCTAGTGGATCACTTGGAGCAAGATATACCTGTTTATCCTGAACCGCTTTTATCTTCTGCCAGTTTGGATCAGAGTAGATATCGCTGTAGAACTTAGGTTCTCTTACAATAATTACATCCGGGTTCCATGAGATAATGTCCTCAATATTTACCGGGGTTTCTCCCATTCCACCTTTTACTGCTACCTTTGAGGCAACATTAATACCACCACAGAGGTTGATGAGTTGGACATGTGAATTGTCTGGTTCGGTCTTTAGTCCATCAACACCCTCAGCATAATAGACTTTCTTTCTCTTATCCTGTGGGATTGTTTGTGCTTTGTCTTTGACTTTATTATAAACTGTCGTATAGAAGGTATTAAGTTCATCTGCCTTTGTTTTGGCATCCCCTCCAAGTGTCTCTCCCATGAATTTTACTGACGGAGTATAATTGTTGACATCAGTGCTATCTGCAACTTCAATCAGCGGGTATGGATTCAGATTTTTCTGACGTTCATCAATAGTTTCCTGATAATTACCGGTTCTGGTAAATCCTTCAAAAATGGCATCTGGATTCATTGACATGAAGGTCTCATAATTTGCAGTCAAACCACCATACCAGCCACCGACCACCGGGAGATTTTTGTACTCATCCTTCATGTATTTGTTTTTTCCAGCACTTGTTTGCCATCCCATTAATTTTTCCGGAGCAAGCATATACACCAGATTGCTTGTCGGGGGATATGTTGTCAGGACATGATTGAGAGTTGTGGGAATTGTCAGAGTTCTTCCATCCATATCTGTGATTGTTTTAGTACTGCCAGATCCAGTATCTGCTACGCAACAACCAGGTATACAGACTAATGCTATGACAGCCATCAGAATTATCAGACCAGATAAATTCATCAGACGGGATGATCTCCTGGTACCAGAATTAATTGTTCTCATAGAAATCCTCTTATTCAGCATTTGTTCAGAAGAACAAATATTAGAGTAATAAACTGAACATTAAGTATTTTTTAACTACAATATTTAATTATGATTTATTTGATCGATTAAATTATTGCTTATTATTGATAGAATCAGTTCACAATTGAGAATGTCAGGAATGGGTGGAAGACTTTTGATCTATCTGTCTCATTCTATCAATCATTGAAAAGAGGAAACAGGAACATAAAGAGTCCCGAGTGTCATGGTGGGACAATATTATAACACTTCCTATGTGATTTGGGTTAGATAATTTCGGTATCTGATGTTATCTATTTATTTTTTGTTATTTGGAATTCATATAAATTTTGGAATTTTAGTGGCATATTATTGTAGTTCAAATTATCATAATAAATGTAGCATTCGATATATTTCATGCGGGTAATCTCATAAATATATCACATATCTGCTGGTTTTAAAAAAATAGGGACAAAAAGGAATTATTCCACAAAGGATTACTCTATTGTTTTGTAGGAGGAACAAAGGGCATCCGAGTTTGATTGATTTCATCAATTTGATGAAAACATTGGTTCTATATTCTAACCGATTCCCTTTTTGAGTGGATTAACCCTTAAAATGTATGTCATATTATCGTATAAATAAAATTCTATTTATTCTTCTAATAAATAAAATATTATCACTATGATATTTAGAAATCTTAAAATAAATGGCAATCTTTAATGGTTAAATCTACCTTTTTTCTTCTTTAAAGCAATCGTTGGATTTGTATGTGTAATTAACTAATAGTACGATTATTGAATCCTTGTACTTATCAATTCAAAAAACAATTATGTTTATAATGTCATCTCAATAAAATATGAAAAACCATGTTTCTCCATCTTTCAATATATTATCAATACCAAACAATTAATTTTCGATATTCTTAGTTAAATTTAAAAAAATTAATATACTCTTCATACTTACGAATAGGTGTTGATGCTGAGAGTATCAGCTTGATTGTAGGAGATAGTACATGAAGTTCGTATTTGTAGCAATTGTTGCAGTGGTTGCCCTTGTGGCAGTTACCGGTTTTGCAGCAGCAGACCGTTTGCCCAATGCAACCCCTGAGAACCAGGTTTTTTCCATTGACACCGTAATCGATGCCACTGGAGCAGTAGACGACAAGAGCACCATGTCCTGGGTTATTGCAACTCCAGGTAAAATCCCAACCGGAATCCTTGGAGCAAGTCAGGTTATTTCTGATGTAACCTACAAGGATGCAATCCTCACTAATGGTGGAAAGCTTGCTGAAAACAAGAACTTTGATTTCAACTCAAAGAGCCAGAGCAGTGGCCTTTACAACATTGAATCACAGAAGGTTCTGACCTATGCAAGCACCGAAGGTGCACACCTTGTTGGTGAGGAAGAGTACACTCTCTCTGTTGCAGGAAACTTTGCAAGCTCATCAGATAACATCCGCTGTGTATTTTCAACCCTCAATGGTTCAATGCTCCCGGCATTCTGTAACATTGTCTCTGCAAAGAGCAGCCTTGTTAATGTAAACAGCGCCCAGGTTTCAACCAAGGGACAGATTCGTGCAACTGCAGACACCGCTGATGTTCCAGCAGGTCTGAACTACCAGATTGCAGTTACTCCTGATGCAAACTCCGGAAGCGGCTTTGCAGAAGGTACTGTAAAGACAGTCTTTGCAGGTAGCATCATGGAAGCCCGTGATAGTAACTACGACGATGGAACTGGAAGAACCTGGAACAAGACCGCAGCAACCAACAACTGGAAAGACACTACCTCAGTAACTGGTGGAATCAAGACCCTGCAGAAGGCCTTTACCTACCAGTCCGGTTTCAAGGTATAATCAAAGACTCCAAGATCTGATAATTTTTATCAGTTCTTTTTATTTTTGATCACCTTTTTACCCCTACATTTTGATTATTATCTGAGCATGAATTATATTTTAAATATATTCGATAAACTTCCTTAAAGATAGTCAAGAATGTAGTATCCCTAAAGAATATTATATCGAAAAAAATGGTGTTTTATTACATAGAACGAAACATATTACATATCTTTCAGTGTCACTGATCTGAAAAAGAAGATTTGTTTTTTCGGTTTTTTTTATCTTAATCTATTGCAATTCCGCCAAAGTCACGATACTCAAAGCATTCGCATTTGAGATGTGAAAGATTCGGAGCACTTGTCCCGGACTCTAATTCATCAGGTTTTCCTTTCCATATTACGGTTCCTTTCTCCAGAATAATTACCCTGTCACCGATAATCTGGGCGTCCTTTATTGAATGAGTAACCATAATCGCAGGATGACTACTTGTAACCAGTTGTTCTCTCAGTTCAAGTCTGATCTTCTCTCTGGCCATAGGATCAAGAGCTGTAAGTGGCTCATCAAGTAACAGGAGATGTGGCTGAACGATAAGAGCCCTGGCTAGAGCTACACGCTGTCTCTGTCCTCCTGATAGATTTGTCACCCTCTCATTCCTTACATGTGCAATTTCAAGATCCTCAAGGGTCCTCTGGATCTGAGAAACAATTTGTTCTTTTGGTATCTTTCGCATTTTAAGGCCATATGCGATGTTATCGAAGACAGACATATGGGGGAATAGTGCATAATTCTGAAACACATATCCAATGTTTCGCTCTTCAGGGGGGGAGAATATTTTTTGTTTAGCGTTGAATACAACGTGACCGTTGAGGACAATTTCTCCATCATCCGGTTCTAATAACCCTGAGAGAAGGTTGAGAACAGTTGATTTTCCAGAGCCATTTGTACCAAGAAGGATAAGAACTTCTCCGGGATTAACCGTTAAATCTATATTCAATTTAAAATCCCTGAGTTGTTTCTCCAGGTTTGCAGTTAACATCAGGGTGACCTCCCTGCAAGAACCCGTATTGTAATGAGAATAACACAGGATATCGCGATAAGTACAAGAGATAAGGATATTGATGCAGAGAGATCATTCTGCATAAAACCATAGATTGCCAGGGGCATTGTCTGTGTCTTTCCTGGTAGATTTCCTGCAACCATAATGGTTGCTCCAAATTCTCCAATAGCCCGGGCAAAACCAAGAATTACACCAGATACCAGCCCTGTCCATGCGAGAGGTATTGTGATCCTGATGAATGTTGTAA
This Methanospirillum lacunae DNA region includes the following protein-coding sequences:
- a CDS encoding ABC transporter ATP-binding protein, translating into MLTANLEKQLRDFKLNIDLTVNPGEVLILLGTNGSGKSTVLNLLSGLLEPDDGEIVLNGHVVFNAKQKIFSPPEERNIGYVFQNYALFPHMSVFDNIAYGLKMRKIPKEQIVSQIQRTLEDLEIAHVRNERVTNLSGGQRQRVALARALIVQPHLLLLDEPLTALDPMAREKIRLELREQLVTSSHPAIMVTHSIKDAQIIGDRVIILEKGTVIWKGKPDELESGTSAPNLSHLKCECFEYRDFGGIAID
- a CDS encoding ABC transporter substrate-binding protein, producing MRTINSGTRRSSRLMNLSGLIILMAVIALVCIPGCCVADTGSGSTKTITDMDGRTLTIPTTLNHVLTTYPPTSNLVYMLAPEKLMGWQTSAGKNKYMKDEYKNLPVVGGWYGGLTANYETFMSMNPDAIFEGFTRTGNYQETIDERQKNLNPYPLIEVADSTDVNNYTPSVKFMGETLGGDAKTKADELNTFYTTVYNKVKDKAQTIPQDKRKKVYYAEGVDGLKTEPDNSHVQLINLCGGINVASKVAVKGGMGETPVNIEDIISWNPDVIIVREPKFYSDIYSDPNWQKIKAVQDKQVYLAPSDPLGWFDRPPCVNTVIGIPWVAKVLYPDEFKDLDITSLTKEFYSKFYHYDLTDSDVKDIMTGSGLQSY